A section of the Candidatus Poribacteria bacterium genome encodes:
- a CDS encoding CDP-alcohol phosphatidyltransferase family protein, whose product MTLKAPVHQFTETRSIQITRQHFLYVSNILSIFRLGTVPFIFYFIYRAQWVFAIICGGIAVITDLLDGFFARRLKQHSELGYILDPVADKLAISAGIFALVLSESEFPHWAFATVVTRDVLIVLGNAVLAYKAKMITRSNLWGKCTSFFLSVAVMFYLLRPIMLHLPNNIEFYSLCLALVFVGISTVSYAHHMFRVLEETQN is encoded by the coding sequence ATGACACTAAAGGCTCCCGTTCATCAATTTACCGAAACCCGGTCAATCCAGATTACACGTCAGCATTTTTTATATGTTAGCAATATCCTATCGATTTTTCGACTCGGTACGGTGCCTTTCATCTTTTACTTCATTTACCGGGCACAATGGGTATTCGCTATCATTTGTGGCGGTATCGCTGTTATAACCGACCTGTTAGACGGGTTTTTCGCGCGACGTTTAAAGCAACACAGTGAACTCGGCTATATATTAGATCCTGTCGCAGACAAACTCGCTATCTCCGCCGGAATTTTCGCCCTTGTACTATCGGAGTCGGAGTTCCCGCATTGGGCGTTTGCTACCGTTGTTACCCGGGATGTCTTGATCGTCCTCGGCAATGCTGTGTTGGCATATAAGGCGAAGATGATTACCCGATCTAATTTGTGGGGTAAATGCACCAGTTTCTTTTTATCTGTTGCTGTGATGTTTTATCTACTACGACCGATAATGCTCCACTTACCCAACAATATAGAATTTTATAGTCTCTGTTTGGCACTCGTATTTGTCGGTATTTCAACCGTGAGTTATGCGCACCACATGTTTCGCGTATTAGAAGAAACCCAGAATTAA
- a CDS encoding sulfatase translates to MATKQPNVLWIYGEDLSPDLGCYGTPAVKTPNIDRLAAEGTRFTNAFVTCPVCSPSRSALITGTYQTHFDAHNHRSNRDKPLQADMKLITDCFREAGYFTCNSPGPPYNRPGKTDFNFQREQPFDGIDWTERPEGQPFYAQINIPDTHRVFKPDPERPIPPEDVELPPYYPDHPLIRKDWALYLESIQILDRKVGQILQRLEDEGLAENTIIFFMSDHGRAHIRCKQFLYDGGIHIPLIVRWPGQVNAGIVSDELISGVDFAPTTLSLTGVEIPDFMQGQIFLGGGAASRDAIFAARDRCDGTDDRIRCIRTHRYKLIRNYHPERPYMQFNGYKKQQYPLWSLIPLLAANDALSPAQQHFTKQTRPPEELYDLEADPYEINNLATDPHYETVRSELAAQLDAWMTETGDRGEIPESSEITTYWDENMAESFKQGMEKRGLSDDISDADYVAWWENHLLK, encoded by the coding sequence ATGGCCACAAAACAACCAAATGTCCTCTGGATTTATGGCGAAGATCTCTCCCCGGACCTCGGCTGTTACGGCACACCTGCCGTGAAAACACCGAACATTGACCGACTCGCAGCGGAGGGTACGCGTTTTACCAACGCTTTCGTCACATGCCCCGTCTGTTCACCGAGTCGCTCCGCGCTCATTACGGGTACTTATCAGACACACTTTGATGCACACAACCATCGCAGCAATCGTGATAAGCCCTTGCAAGCGGATATGAAACTCATCACCGATTGCTTCCGCGAAGCCGGATATTTCACCTGCAATAGCCCAGGACCGCCCTACAACCGACCCGGAAAAACCGATTTCAACTTTCAACGTGAACAGCCTTTTGACGGCATTGATTGGACCGAACGTCCTGAGGGTCAACCGTTTTACGCGCAAATCAACATCCCAGACACACACCGCGTCTTTAAACCCGACCCTGAGCGTCCTATCCCACCAGAGGACGTTGAATTACCACCTTACTATCCTGATCATCCGCTCATCCGAAAAGATTGGGCACTTTATCTCGAAAGTATCCAGATTTTAGATAGGAAAGTCGGGCAAATCCTCCAGAGACTTGAGGATGAAGGACTCGCAGAGAATACGATTATCTTCTTCATGAGCGACCACGGACGTGCGCATATTCGTTGTAAGCAATTCCTCTATGATGGAGGCATCCATATCCCACTCATTGTCCGATGGCCCGGACAGGTTAATGCTGGTATTGTCAGTGACGAACTCATCAGCGGTGTAGATTTCGCACCAACAACGCTTTCGCTTACTGGCGTTGAAATTCCCGATTTCATGCAGGGACAAATCTTCCTCGGTGGAGGCGCAGCATCGCGCGACGCTATTTTTGCAGCACGCGACCGGTGTGATGGAACAGATGACAGAATCCGATGCATCCGGACACATCGCTATAAGTTAATCCGAAATTACCATCCCGAACGTCCCTACATGCAGTTCAACGGTTACAAGAAACAGCAGTATCCGCTCTGGAGCTTGATACCGCTTTTGGCTGCCAACGATGCATTGTCGCCTGCACAACAACATTTCACGAAACAGACGCGTCCGCCCGAAGAATTATATGATCTGGAGGCGGACCCGTATGAAATAAATAATCTCGCGACCGATCCGCATTATGAAACCGTCCGAAGCGAACTCGCCGCGCAGCTTGATGCATGGATGACTGAAACGGGTGATAGGGGTGAAATCCCTGAATCCTCAGAGATTACGACGTATTGGGACGAAAACATGGCAGAGAGTTTCAAGCAGGGCATGGAAAAACGTGGACTCTCAGACGATATAAGCGATGCGGATTACGTCGCATGGTGGGAGAACCACCTGTTAAAGTGA